One Kitasatospora sp. NBC_01287 DNA window includes the following coding sequences:
- a CDS encoding GNAT family N-acetyltransferase yields MELIVCDVTPDQVELERDVAPLIRLLRPGLGRAEFAAFAAEAHAQGLVFTAAYDPRGRCLAVAAHRVLATSRGRLLFVDDLVTDPDVRSGGVGAHLLGQLEERARRSGCVRIELDSGAANHGAHRFYHARRMSIVALHFAREL; encoded by the coding sequence ATGGAGCTGATCGTCTGTGATGTGACGCCTGACCAGGTGGAGTTGGAACGGGACGTGGCCCCGCTGATCCGGCTGCTGCGGCCGGGCCTGGGGCGCGCGGAGTTCGCCGCCTTCGCCGCCGAGGCGCACGCCCAGGGGCTGGTCTTCACGGCCGCCTACGACCCGCGCGGGCGCTGCCTGGCGGTGGCGGCGCACCGGGTGCTGGCCACCAGCCGGGGGCGGCTGCTCTTCGTCGACGACCTGGTCACCGACCCCGACGTCCGCTCCGGCGGCGTCGGCGCCCACCTGCTCGGCCAGCTGGAGGAGCGCGCCCGCCGCTCGGGCTGCGTGCGGATCGAGTTGGACTCCGGGGCCGCCAACCACGGCGCGCACCGCTTCTACCACGCTCGCAGGATGTCGATCGTGGCGCTGCACTTCGCCCGCGAGCTCTGA